Proteins encoded by one window of Rutidosis leptorrhynchoides isolate AG116_Rl617_1_P2 chromosome 7, CSIRO_AGI_Rlap_v1, whole genome shotgun sequence:
- the LOC139857310 gene encoding phosphomevalonate kinase, peroxisomal-like isoform X1 → MAVVASAPGKVLMTGGYLVLERPNAGIVLSTNARFHAILKPLYDPVSSDGLIVEWMDIKVNSPQMLRETTYKMSLKDFTLQCPSINHSESRNPFVEYAVQYSIAAAYTTLGINKRHKLHKLLSQGLDITILGCNDFYSYRHQIEARGLPLVPESLATLPPFTSITFNAEESNIENIKPEVAKTGLGSSAAMTTAVVAALLNYLGVVDLSVSDNDQKSESSSDLDLVHMIAQTAHCIAQGKVGSGFDVSSAVYGSHRYVRFSPNIISSAQEAVSTMPLDEVIGQVLKSKWDHERTKFSLPPLMNLILGEPGSGGSSTPSMVGAVKKWQKSDPQKSKETCNKLSEANSALEAQFNLLSKMAADNWDSYKCVIENCSMYKSEKWMGQFSESSHVEIVTTLLGARDAMLKIRCQMRQMGNAAGIPIEPESQTQLLDVTMDTEGVLLAGVPGAGGFDAVFAIVLSDSSTNLTKVWSSNNVLALLVTEDPRGVSLENNDPWVK, encoded by the exons ATGGCTGT GGTTGCTTCTGCTCCAGGGAAGGTTTTGATGACTGGTGGTTATTTGGTACTAGAAAGACCTAATGCTGGAATTGTGCTTAGCACGAATGCTCGATTTCACGCGATTCTTAAACCGCTTTATGATCCAGTTTCATCTGACGGTTTGATTGTT GAGTGGATGGATATAAAAGTAAATTCGCCTCAGATGTTAAGAGAAACAACATACAAAATGTCACTGAAAGATTTCACACTTCAGTGTCCGA GTATAAATCATAGTGAATCAAGGAACCCCTTTGTTGAGTACGCCGTTCAGTATTCCATAGCCGCAGCATATACCACACTCGGCATAAATAAAAGACATAAATTGCACAAATTACTGTCTCAAG GTTTGGATATTACAATCTTAGGTTGCAATGATTTCTATTCATATCGTCACCAG ATTGAAGCACGTGGTCTCCCTTTAGTCCCAGAATCATTGGCTACTCTGCCACCATTCACATCAATTACTTTCAACGCTGAAGAATCAAACATAGAAAACATTAAACCCGAAGTTGCAAAAACTGGATTAGGATCGTCTGCAGCTATGACTACTGCTGTAGTAGCGGCTTTACTAAATTACCTTGGGGTTGTAGATCTTTCGGTCTCCGATAACGATCAAAAGAGCGAGTCTAGTTCGGATCTTGATTTGGTGCATATGATAGCTCAAACTGCTCACTGCATAGCTCAAGGAAAAGTTGGTAGCGGGTTCGATGTTAGTTCTGCTGTGTATGGAAGTCATCGTTATGTCCGCTTTTCACCAAATATTATTTCTTCAGCACAG GAAGCTGTGTCTACCATGCCATTAGATGAAGTTATCGGCCAAGTCTTGAAAAGTAAATGGGATCATGAGAGGACTAAATTCTCCTTGCCACCATTGATGAATCTG ATATTGGGAGAACCAGGAAGTGGAGGATCATCCACACCATCAATGGTTGGTGCGGTCAAGAAATGGCAAAAATCTGACCCACAAAAGTCAAAGGAGACATGCAACAAGTTGTCAGAGGCAAATTCAGCGCTCGAAGCACAGTTTAATTTGTTAAGCAAAATGGCTGCAGATAATTGGGATTCATACAAATGTGTCATTGAAAACTGCAGCATGTATAAATCAGAAAAG TGGATGGGGCAATTTAGTGAATCAAGTCATGTGGAAATCGTTACGACATTATTGGGAGCTAGAGATGCTATGCTTAAAATTCGGTGCCAGATGAGACAAATGGGCAACGCTGCAGGCATTCCA ATCGAACCAGAATCCCAGACTCAACTATTAGATGTGACCATGGACACCGAAGGTGTCTTGTTGGCTGGGGTTCCAGGCGCAGGTGGGTTCGATGCGGTTTTCGCTATTGTTTTAAGTGACTCAAGTACCAATCTAACTAAAGTATGGAGTTCGAACAACGTTTTGGCCTTGCTAGTTACTGAAGATCCCCGTGGTGTTTCGTTAGAGAATAATGATCCTTGGGTCAAGTGA
- the LOC139857310 gene encoding phosphomevalonate kinase, peroxisomal-like isoform X2, with protein sequence MLELCLARMLDFTRFLNRFMIQFHLTEWMDIKVNSPQMLRETTYKMSLKDFTLQCPSINHSESRNPFVEYAVQYSIAAAYTTLGINKRHKLHKLLSQGLDITILGCNDFYSYRHQIEARGLPLVPESLATLPPFTSITFNAEESNIENIKPEVAKTGLGSSAAMTTAVVAALLNYLGVVDLSVSDNDQKSESSSDLDLVHMIAQTAHCIAQGKVGSGFDVSSAVYGSHRYVRFSPNIISSAQEAVSTMPLDEVIGQVLKSKWDHERTKFSLPPLMNLILGEPGSGGSSTPSMVGAVKKWQKSDPQKSKETCNKLSEANSALEAQFNLLSKMAADNWDSYKCVIENCSMYKSEKWMGQFSESSHVEIVTTLLGARDAMLKIRCQMRQMGNAAGIPIEPESQTQLLDVTMDTEGVLLAGVPGAGGFDAVFAIVLSDSSTNLTKVWSSNNVLALLVTEDPRGVSLENNDPWVK encoded by the exons ATGCTGGAATTGTGCTTAGCACGAATGCTCGATTTCACGCGATTCTTAAACCGCTTTATGATCCAGTTTCATCTGACG GAGTGGATGGATATAAAAGTAAATTCGCCTCAGATGTTAAGAGAAACAACATACAAAATGTCACTGAAAGATTTCACACTTCAGTGTCCGA GTATAAATCATAGTGAATCAAGGAACCCCTTTGTTGAGTACGCCGTTCAGTATTCCATAGCCGCAGCATATACCACACTCGGCATAAATAAAAGACATAAATTGCACAAATTACTGTCTCAAG GTTTGGATATTACAATCTTAGGTTGCAATGATTTCTATTCATATCGTCACCAG ATTGAAGCACGTGGTCTCCCTTTAGTCCCAGAATCATTGGCTACTCTGCCACCATTCACATCAATTACTTTCAACGCTGAAGAATCAAACATAGAAAACATTAAACCCGAAGTTGCAAAAACTGGATTAGGATCGTCTGCAGCTATGACTACTGCTGTAGTAGCGGCTTTACTAAATTACCTTGGGGTTGTAGATCTTTCGGTCTCCGATAACGATCAAAAGAGCGAGTCTAGTTCGGATCTTGATTTGGTGCATATGATAGCTCAAACTGCTCACTGCATAGCTCAAGGAAAAGTTGGTAGCGGGTTCGATGTTAGTTCTGCTGTGTATGGAAGTCATCGTTATGTCCGCTTTTCACCAAATATTATTTCTTCAGCACAG GAAGCTGTGTCTACCATGCCATTAGATGAAGTTATCGGCCAAGTCTTGAAAAGTAAATGGGATCATGAGAGGACTAAATTCTCCTTGCCACCATTGATGAATCTG ATATTGGGAGAACCAGGAAGTGGAGGATCATCCACACCATCAATGGTTGGTGCGGTCAAGAAATGGCAAAAATCTGACCCACAAAAGTCAAAGGAGACATGCAACAAGTTGTCAGAGGCAAATTCAGCGCTCGAAGCACAGTTTAATTTGTTAAGCAAAATGGCTGCAGATAATTGGGATTCATACAAATGTGTCATTGAAAACTGCAGCATGTATAAATCAGAAAAG TGGATGGGGCAATTTAGTGAATCAAGTCATGTGGAAATCGTTACGACATTATTGGGAGCTAGAGATGCTATGCTTAAAATTCGGTGCCAGATGAGACAAATGGGCAACGCTGCAGGCATTCCA ATCGAACCAGAATCCCAGACTCAACTATTAGATGTGACCATGGACACCGAAGGTGTCTTGTTGGCTGGGGTTCCAGGCGCAGGTGGGTTCGATGCGGTTTTCGCTATTGTTTTAAGTGACTCAAGTACCAATCTAACTAAAGTATGGAGTTCGAACAACGTTTTGGCCTTGCTAGTTACTGAAGATCCCCGTGGTGTTTCGTTAGAGAATAATGATCCTTGGGTCAAGTGA
- the LOC139857821 gene encoding protein MAINTENANCE OF PSII UNDER HIGH LIGHT 1: protein MASSCGTTALSANSCSTNMRMHFFSAINRYRYSKNHQKQNLSFFRIRASSSDDQQQEDCNVEECAPEKEVGKVSVEWLAGEKTKVSGTFPPRRRDWSGYVEKDTAGQTNIYSVEPAVYVSESAISSGTSGTSADGSENTAALLAFGSILAIAAASSILFQVAKNPPQIQTLDYSGPSLSYYITKFKPSEVVQISVPTETEPSAQQETSSPDAVVSESEPSAQQETSNLDAVVTESEPSAQPEISVPQIDSQTAPSVSAEQPESITLQVLDVQVESG from the exons ATGGCTTCATCATGTGGTACTACTGCATTATCAGCAAATAGCTGTAGCACAAATATGAGGATGCATTTCTTCTCTGcaattaatcgttatcgttatagtAAGAATCACCAGAAACAAAATCTCAGTTTTTTCAGAATTCGAGCTTCATCGTCAGATGATCAACAACAAGAAGATTGCAATGTTGAAGAATGTGCCCCTGAAAAAGAG GTCGGAAAAGTGAGCGTGGAGTGGTTGGCCGGGGAGAAAACCAAGGTGTCTGGAACGTTCCCGCCTCGTAGGCGCGATTGGAGCGGTTATGTGGAGAAGGACACAGCTGGACAGACAAATATATATTCAGTTGAG CCTGCAGTTTACGTTTCAGAGAGTGCAATCAGCTCAGGGACTTCAGGAACATCTGCCGACGGATCCGAAAACACAGCCGCTTTACTTGCTTTCGGCAGTATTCTTGCTATTGCCGCTGCATCTTCAATACTCTTTCAAGTAGCAAAAAACCCGCCCCAaatccaaaccctagattactctggCCCGTCGCTTAGTTACTACATTACCAAATTTAAACCTTCAGAAGTTGTCCAAATTTCAGTCCCAACCGAAACCGAGCCATCTGCACAGCAAGAAACCTCGAGCCCAGACGCAGTTGTAAGCGAAAGTGAGCCATCTGCACAGCAAGAAACCTCGAACCTGGATGCAGTTGTAACCGAAAGTGAGCCATCTGCACAGCCAGAAATCTCGGTCCCACAAATAGATTCACAAACCGCGCCATCGGTTTCAGCTGAACAGCCAGAGAGTATTACACTACAAGTGTTGGATGTTCAGGTCGAATCTGGATAA